In Alosa alosa isolate M-15738 ecotype Scorff River chromosome 10, AALO_Geno_1.1, whole genome shotgun sequence, the genomic stretch AAGATCTACAGTATGCCTGACCTCAGGACATGATGTGATAGCTTTACAAAGGGGAGGCACTATAAAGGTTTAATAAATCCACTCATAAGTAGGCAAATGTCAGAAAAACATTATGTTTTCCTTTTCCCCGTGGCCACTCAAGATATTATTGCACATTAGTGCATGTGGCATTATTACTATTTATTTAATGTCACTTCAGCATCTGAGTtttccatttgttttttttttactaaaaatAAAACGGGTCCTACCTTCAAAGAGAGGGCAGAGTCTGAGGCAGTGAACAGAAGGctgaatataaacacagctgCTGCTAGATCCATTATGGCAATGCAGACCAGGTCTCGCACACAGACATTTCATATGAGGTCAGAGGCTGCTATTGGCTGCTGCAAGCTGAAAGCactgtttagtttagtttagttgccCTTGCTCCCCAGCAGGGGGCGAAGGGCATTGtaattgtgcgtgtgtgtgtgtgcatgtgtgtgtgcatgcctgtgtctgtgtgtgtatgtgtttgcacacATAACTTAAATGCTACTAGTTTCATTTACCTTATAATTTCAGACATGCTAGATGTTAATCTGAATCAGAATTTGGATGCAGGAGTTTGATGTCATTTTCTCCAACACTGCAAGACAAGGGAAAGGGTTTGCACTTGCCTGACTGCAGCTATGTACTGTTATGTTATTGAATTCAGCAAAAAGTgattgtgtgcacatcccaccttctgccaagtgcaggacaaaaaaacttactcaaatgaaaaaatataatgtccgcaacactgcttttgactcccatatatttaatgCACAACAGGTAACGCTTCAACCCTGCTGATTGTAAGGCCTACATATATCCCTTCATCAAATGTGTCCACcatttgcctgaagaagacccagtTGGGAGGCACAACACTTGCCGCCTGCCGCAATGTTGATGCAATTCTTGTCACACGCCatatgtttgatgtgatttcctgtattctgggattttggggatggccaatactaaattcaatcagattcatagcctacatcctgatttgttgatattgaggcaatgattccatgcaaaggcttgggctttagggccccctgaccccttgggcccctgggtctgggcccggtaggcccgtgcagtaatccatccctgagctTACTACTTCCTTAATgtttccaagtgtgtgtgtgtgtgtgtgtgtgtgtgtgtgtctcacaatATGTATCTCCTTGCACTGATGTAATCTCTCAGCATGCGGAGAAGTGCATGACCCTTCACCTGTTTTAACAGCTTCTGTTTTAAGAGAGCACAAAAGCAAATGATGCAAACAGCACAATATCTACAACTTCAGAACATTTAGAAAAACATCCAACCTGCCTGTCCCTTCCTGGTAGCTTCATTTCTTCCTGTTTGTTGCCCTTTTGTACCATTGTACCATGGCCAATTCAAATGGTATCAAGAAAAAAGGACGAATGTGCAAAACCATATGCATAAATGTTCAGAAGTGATTTTCTGAAATGTAATTTGATAGCCTATACTTTTGGGCAAATTGTTAATGATTATTAaggagaaagaaacaaacatcATTCCCTCCAAGAAGTGAACCACTGCAGGGTTGTCCAGCAGGATAAGACCATACAGTGACACCCACTGGATGATCAGCGTCATTATTCTCTCTTTGACCTACACCAGCCCAGTGTTCACTGACTGCCAGGGGCGTGCAGAtacctttgaaggggcaggggctcaaataataatttaaaaaaagggcacatggaacaaatTTTTTCAtgtctacacagagatcataggctataaggctacatatttttgattaaattcaaagctaattttaatagcctagaaatctacgCACCCTAGAGgcagcaaatagcctatgttattgcctagtctggcttgtcaggctataattttaatgtttatcttttcacagtgaactaccaccattagcaagctggtgtcttgcagattcacgtgctgtgcgtgtggccactgagtgaaacGTAGCCTATAGAACGACGTGTGGAGGTGGGTTActtaaacaactacagtagcctactgtatgtcgtcggcttatgacgatttagaaaaggtttgtctactctgttttatgaactaggtctactaacctaagctactataacatagtaacctaaacagaatatgttatgaacgttcagccttagattttcgaagctgccaggttattgaaatggatggaccatgacatggttaaagcaacaccaaagagttttttgtaccttaaaataatgtttccaaaattgtttccgtggttcatcaactcgtaacagggtgaacggcacttctgcattcgcttcgcgccCCTGTATCGGCtgtaaccgcactatgcaagtttgccagatcgggtagcgggtttgtagttcgatggaatgagacataagaaactacaaatttgacttgcatgatgtcgcaatacatcgtactttcataaaatcatgcaacatattctaccttgtctatggacatcgttatttgcaaagccgttgctggataacatagcgtgcgtgcaacagaggaaaagttatttggtgttgctttaaaacgggtttgatagcctacttcattaaacatgaaacaactttaaacattttattctctatctctaagctgaatactattgcatgttcagataggctaactgccaagtgaccttataccgtgctcccaaacgtctcctgcagcactgtgcctgcgtgcaccttctgTGTTCTGAGAGTTCACTCTCAGTGAGAGTAtgacgtcacggattggtggGCGCAAAACATgtcaattaacacagaaaatttttatttttgtaaatttctaatttcacaactattaatgagacattttagtgaatattcacgttggaactagcggaagtcttacaaattttaaaaagtaaaaaacgggtcttgtcaaaagggcacttggacatcaaaggggcaaaagggcagtgctagagcccctgtagcccccccttctctgcacgtgcctgctGATTGCTCAGAATGGAGAGTGAAACGTTCGTTAAGGAAGTGTGACCTCTGACTTAACCAAAACTGCTTTGCTTTCCTTTCAGAAACACAGCAAACCTAAACTATATATGGAAGTTCTATAGTGTAGCAGCTTATGTCTAAAATCTTACTATAAGCAATGATCAGTCAGTGGCAGTTGTTTTAGAAGGATATTACTGTACTTCAGCAGGGCAGAGCACAGCTCTTCAGATGTCATGGATACATAATATTTGAGCAGGAAACTGCACACAAATGAATCTGCAGAAAAAGACAGGAAAACAACTTTCATAGTCACTCTGGAAACACTAactacattttttttatcattatcatGTAAAAAATCAGAGCAATTTCAGACATCTACAATGTAACTGGTATATTTTTCTGAGTTTCACACTAGCTGCCTTCACACATGAAGTGACACCCTTTTGGTCATCTGGAGTGTCCAGGTTCGTTGAGAAGAGCAGGAACTGGAGAATTTTGTCAGGTGTCCCCAACttctagcctggcgagccagacccacattaaaatgggatagtcagttgtctttcaaattccctctgcacgcaataggacgcaataggatatttgttttcaagtagcagggaattcaagccaaaccgttgcaactctgccatcaatcattatgttaagcccaccaaacgactctatacacgatttcaatgccagattaagtttcgatttctggagctcacaagccaacggagagttgctagactagtcCTGGCAGcaaggggcgcgtctagatttctaggctacccaaCTTCACCAAGAACCCAATCACATAAACCATTTCACAATAAACCATTTCACTGTCaattatttgtcacatactgtacatagagATACTGTTGTAAAACATGTAGTGAAATGACATTTAGCTGCTCAGCTTTCCTGTGCAGGGATGTCCTGAGAGATCACCAACAACGTATAAGATTATTTTTATAAGGATAAAGAAAGAgatatttagaaaaaaaataatgaatagattgagagagaaggggaaaaaagtgcaCTGTGTGGTACATGTAAGTGCAGTATGCCAAGTCCATGTTGTTAGTTTGGTggattagattttatttttctcaGAGCCTCTGTAAGTTTTAATATGAAACCTGAAGATGAATTTAAGAATGAGAAAGAACATCAGAATAGATTTTATATTCATTTGCTTTATTGGGGAATTCATATTTTATGATTCCTTGGTTGGACAGACATCTCTTGTTATTCCTGGTGATCCTTACCCTAAGTGAGAAAATCAGTTTGTAAAAATTATAGGCAATGATGGATGTCAATCCGCAATTTCAAAGTTGTCACAGTTAGAGGTTAAAATGACTAATTCATCATTACTCATTACCTTTCCAGCATCACGACTCACGGCCCTCAGCTTGTTGGCCTGGGACTCAGCGATGTCAACACGTTCCTGAGCCTCCTCAAACTCATGCTGCACCTTCCTGTACCTGGACAGGTGAGTGTTGGCCTGCTCCTCCTGTGATAACATAGacttttttcatgttttcaatACAAAATCTATTTTCCTAATATGTCAGTTTATTTCACTATATGTTAGCTAGATCAATACAAGTGTTTACTCACAGCCTCCTCAGCCTGTCTCTTGTAGGCCTTCACTTTCAGCTGCAGCTTGTCCACCAGATCCTGCAGTCTAGTGACATTCTTCTTGTCCTCCTCAGTCTGTACAATGGTCATAAGAGTAGAGTATAGTGTCAAATCACCATTTAGTGCTTCTGTGTTTCTGGTTTCTGAGCAGTATTTAACCTACCTGGTAGGTGAGCTCCTTGACTCTCCTTTCATATTTGACACCTTTAATAGCATCAGCTCCACGTCTCTGTTCAGCATCAACCTCAGACTCCAGCTCACGCACCTTGAGATAGATGTAGATGTATGTAAGCATTTTCTCACTATGATTATCTATAAGTTATATAAGTTGTACAATAAGTTTGTCTTATAAACTTGTAAAATTCTGTAGACATACCCTTGACTCCAGTTTCTGGAGCTGTTTCTTGCCACCCTTCATGGCCAGGTTCTCAGCCTCATCCAGACGGTGCTGCAGGTCCTTGACAGTGACCTCCAGGTTCTTCTTCATCCTCTCCAGGTGAGAACTGGTGTCCTGCTCCTTCTTCAGTTCCTCAGCCATCATGGCAGCCTGTGGATTAAAATATTTGTAGACATTAATTTCACAAAATTTTAAATAGAaggatatttttttaaatgagcaCTTTCAAATCAGGCATGCAACACACCCATTAACAAAAATAGATCATTAATGGCGCACATCAGTGATGGCCTTCTTGGCCTTCTCCTCTGCATTTCTGGCCTCCTGGACTGTATCATCCACCTCTCCCTGGACTTGAACAAGGTCAGCCTCCAGCTTCTTCTTCAGCCTCCAGCTTCTTGGCTACTCACAAGTGTCAGGATGCAGCAATGTCTCCCTCTGCATCTGAGGTTCTGATCTCGAGCTGACATTATCAATCGCTTGGCACCTTGATGCAAGCTGAACTGTGTTTGATAGCCCTCCATCTCTACATCCGTTGATAAAATGTGATCACCAACACCGCGTGCCAATATGTATCAggtgacccccacccccctacgCTTGTGGTTCACCCCAACAAAAACggtaaaaaaaggcaaaaatccAATATTAACTGAATAGACTAGGCCTATTAACTTTTAGACTATTAGACTATTAActtttacttttgtttccaatccagtttctgttttttttaatttttcttgCGTGACTAAAGACACATTTAGAAAATAGCAGCAATTGTCTATTTGCTGACCAgttaaaaaaattgaaaattggattattgaacacatttttatttggatcagatggatggagcaaatagaacaaagcactgcaaagcgttacacagacctgtctccatctcctactccatcccctactcttgcaacttttgtgtatgtaaatgagtgtgtgcatgtgtgcgtttgcttttgtgtatgtgtgcttccctgtgtgtgtgttttcgcttgtgagtgtgtgtgtgggctgtggggggataatgatgtgtgtggggggggggataatGATGTGTGTGCAACGGATCAAAGACCTCCATAAGTTTGAAGAAGAATGAGGAGGAACAGCAgaaagtatttttaaaaatcatttacTTTATTGGGGAATTCATACTTTATGATTCCTCTGTTGGAAGGACATTTCTTGTTATTCCTCATGGTCCTTACCCTaagtgacaaaaaaagaaagctaTTTAGAACTACATGTTTACTTGTATTTAGCTTGTTTTTATACAACAGATATTCATGAGTTAATCACTTGCTTTCTGATTCACAAGAGATAAAACGGACATGAACAAAagtgaaaatgtatttgtaaAAATCATAAGCAGTGATGGATGTCAATCATCAATTTCAGAGTTGCCACAGTAAGAGGTTAAGATTACTTTTCAGTACCTTTCCAGCATCACGGCTCTTGGCCCTCAGCTTGTTGACCTGGGACTCAGCGATGTCAGCACGTTCCTGAGCCTCCTCAAGCTCATGCTGCACCTTCCTGTACTTGGACAGGTGAGTGTTGGCCTGCTCCTCCTGTGATAAAATAGAAATGGTTTCCTTTTGTTTTCAAGACCAAATCTATTTTCAAGTATATCAGTTTATTTCACCATATGTTGGCTAGATCAATACAAGTGTTTACTCACAGCCTCCTCAGCATGTCTCTTGTAGGCCTTCACTTTCAGCTGCAGCTTGTCCACCAGATCCTGCAGTCTAGTGACATTCTTCTTGTCCTCCTCAGTCTGTACAATGGTCATAAGAGTAGAGTATAGTGTCAAATCACCATTTAGTGCTTCTGTGTTTCTGGTTTCTGAGCAGTAATTAACCTACCTGGTAGGTGAGCTCCTTGACTCTCCTTTCATATTTGCGGACACCTTTCACGGCATCAGCTCCATGTCTCTGTTCAGCCTCAACCTCAGACTCCAGCTCACGCACCTTGAGATAGATgtagatgtacagtatgtaagtaTTTTCTCACTAACTATAAGTTATATA encodes the following:
- the LOC125301747 gene encoding myosin-7-like isoform X1 — translated: MMAEELKKEQDTSSHLERMKKNLEVTVKDLQHRLDEAENLAMKGGKKQLQKLESRVRELESEVDAEQRRGADAIKGVKYERRVKELTYQTEEDKKNVTRLQDLVDKLQLKVKAYKRQAEEAEEQANTHLSRYRKVQHEFEEAQERVDIAESQANKLRAVSRDAGKVMSNDELVILTSNCDNFEIAD
- the LOC125301747 gene encoding myosin-7-like isoform X2 produces the protein MMAEELKKEQDTSSHLERMKKNLEVTVKDLQHRLDEAENLAMKGGKKQLQKLESRVRELESEVDAEQRRGADAIKGVKYERRVKELTYQTEEDKKNVTRLQDLVDKLQLKVKAYKRQAEEAEEQANTHLSRYRKVQHEFEEAQERVDIAESQANKLRAVSRDAGKGKDHQE